One genomic window of Helicobacter canis includes the following:
- a CDS encoding flagellar FliJ family protein: MKTPFDKLIKAQEQKLSLCEQHIVRYNNEIAAKQSQVNGLIEQIATMNLPQSGDFSVFLQANAKRRAFVFEIDSIQEQIAHDKARIQELEQEYRLLCMEFEKLKHIRDKEREKFLKALKQKERKELDEIAILLYKKEPL; this comes from the coding sequence ATGAAAACACCATTTGACAAGCTTATCAAAGCCCAAGAGCAAAAGCTCTCTTTATGTGAGCAGCATATTGTCCGCTACAACAACGAAATCGCCGCCAAGCAAAGCCAAGTCAATGGGCTAATCGAGCAAATCGCCACGATGAATCTCCCGCAGTCAGGGGATTTTAGTGTGTTTCTCCAAGCCAATGCCAAAAGAAGGGCGTTTGTCTTTGAAATAGATTCTATACAAGAGCAGATCGCCCACGACAAGGCGCGGATACAGGAGCTAGAGCAAGAGTATCGGCTGCTGTGTATGGAGTTTGAAAAGCTTAAACATATCCGCGATAAAGAGCGCGAAAAGTTTCTTAAAGCACTTAAGCAAAAAGAGCGCAAAGAGCTTGATGAAATTGCAATCCTACTTTACAAAAAGGAGCCATTGTGA
- a CDS encoding adenylosuccinate synthase, translating into MADLIVGIQWGDEGKGKIVDVLAKDYDYIVRYQGGHNAGHTIVVGDTKYALHLIPSGIITPNCLNIIGNGVVIEPSALIEEMRQFGGEQALLGRLFISDRAHIILPFHQKVDSSLESTNAIGTTKKGIGPCYTDKIARIGLRACDVRNFPAQRQAITARLSERVQSLIESGVLDSSVEELVQASLESLESAHKILSPFITDTTALLWEAQEQGKKILLEGAQGSMLDIDHGTYPFVTSSTTIAAGSCAGSGLAPRDITSVLGIMKAYCTRVGHGPFPTEDRGEYGRILRDKGAEFGTTTGRERRCGSFDALAARYACKLNGCDKIALMKLDVLDGFETIAVCVAYQYQGRKIEYVPSDLENATPMYEILPGWAGEMSKGVKSYDALPENAKAYIARLEELVGVKIALISTGAERSEIIYR; encoded by the coding sequence ATGGCAGATTTGATTGTGGGGATTCAGTGGGGTGATGAGGGCAAGGGCAAGATTGTCGATGTGCTGGCAAAGGATTATGACTATATTGTCCGCTATCAAGGAGGGCATAATGCTGGGCATACTATTGTTGTGGGTGATACAAAATACGCCTTACACCTAATCCCTTCGGGTATCATCACGCCTAATTGCCTAAATATCATTGGCAATGGCGTGGTGATCGAGCCTAGCGCACTCATTGAAGAAATGCGACAATTTGGCGGCGAGCAGGCTTTGCTTGGGAGGCTGTTTATCTCTGATAGGGCGCATATTATCCTGCCCTTTCATCAAAAAGTGGATTCTAGCCTAGAATCCACAAACGCCATAGGCACGACCAAAAAGGGCATAGGACCTTGCTATACGGATAAAATCGCGCGTATAGGGCTAAGGGCGTGTGATGTGCGCAACTTCCCCGCACAAAGGCAAGCTATCACCGCGCGTTTAAGTGAGCGCGTGCAGAGCTTGATAGAATCTGGCGTGTTAGATTCTAGTGTAGAAGAGCTTGTGCAAGCAAGCTTAGAGTCCCTAGAATCCGCCCATAAGATTCTATCGCCCTTTATCACTGATACGACTGCGCTACTTTGGGAAGCACAAGAGCAGGGCAAAAAGATTTTGCTAGAGGGCGCACAAGGCAGTATGCTTGATATTGATCACGGCACTTACCCCTTTGTAACAAGCTCGACTACCATTGCCGCAGGATCTTGCGCTGGGAGTGGGCTAGCCCCGCGCGATATTACTAGCGTGCTTGGGATTATGAAAGCTTACTGCACGCGCGTGGGACACGGACCTTTCCCTACTGAAGATCGTGGTGAGTATGGGAGGATCTTGCGCGATAAGGGCGCGGAATTTGGCACGACTACGGGACGCGAGCGGCGGTGCGGGAGCTTTGATGCCCTTGCTGCGCGCTATGCGTGCAAGCTTAATGGCTGTGATAAAATCGCGCTAATGAAGCTTGATGTGCTAGATGGATTTGAGACAATTGCTGTGTGTGTGGCATATCAATACCAAGGGCGAAAGATTGAGTATGTGCCAAGTGATTTAGAAAATGCCACGCCAATGTATGAGATCCTGCCCGGCTGGGCTGGAGAGATGAGCAAGGGGGTGAAAAGCTATGATGCCCTGCCAGAAAATGCAAAGGCGTATATCGCGCGTTTAGAGGAGCTTGTGGGGGTGAAAATCGCCCTTATCTCAACAGGTGCAGAGAGAAGCGAGATCATTTATCGCTAG
- a CDS encoding ATP phosphoribosyltransferase regulatory subunit — protein MVFEHEIPEGTKLYFGKSARIKRELESAACEIFYRHNFEEVVTPYFSYLEHQQNFSDRHLIRLSSQNNHQISLRYDSTIDTIRTITKRLGRATSHKKWFYIQPVFSYPTNEIYQIGAESIHDGNLQSMIGIGLEILSRCGVKAILQFSNIKILELTLAEIGIDKDTYRSLSLRQIAQKARFVQDLLRINSLHDLDSFLPDAPMFVRFELERLSHKAHACGYEHILISPLELPLVDYYDDVVFRIFSENDTLVLGGKYNIQECLCCGFGIYVDNVIGHILAHNLAKE, from the coding sequence ATGGTTTTTGAACACGAGATCCCAGAGGGGACGAAGCTGTATTTTGGCAAGAGTGCTAGGATCAAGCGCGAGCTAGAGAGTGCGGCGTGCGAGATATTCTATCGCCATAATTTTGAAGAAGTGGTTACGCCGTATTTTTCTTACCTTGAGCATCAGCAAAACTTCTCCGATCGGCATTTGATCCGCCTAAGTAGCCAAAACAATCACCAAATCTCTCTGCGCTATGACTCCACAATCGATACTATCCGCACGATCACCAAAAGGCTAGGGCGAGCGACTAGCCATAAGAAGTGGTTTTATATCCAGCCTGTGTTTAGCTATCCTACTAATGAGATTTATCAAATCGGCGCAGAATCCATCCACGATGGAAATTTGCAGAGTATGATTGGCATTGGGCTTGAGATTTTGTCTCGTTGTGGTGTTAAGGCGATCTTGCAATTTAGCAATATTAAGATTCTAGAGCTTACCCTAGCAGAAATTGGCATAGATAAAGACACTTACAGATCCCTATCACTGCGCCAGATCGCGCAAAAAGCACGCTTTGTGCAAGATCTTTTGCGTATCAATAGCTTGCACGATCTTGATAGCTTCTTGCCAGATGCGCCGATGTTTGTGCGCTTTGAGCTAGAGCGATTATCCCATAAAGCGCACGCGTGTGGGTATGAGCATATCCTAATCTCGCCGCTTGAGTTGCCGCTTGTGGATTATTATGATGATGTGGTTTTCCGTATTTTTAGCGAGAATGACACGCTTGTGCTTGGCGGTAAATACAATATCCAAGAGTGCTTGTGCTGTGGGTTTGGGATTTATGTGGATAATGTGATTGGTCATATTCTGGCACATAATTTAGCAAAAGAGTAA
- a CDS encoding Smr/MutS family protein has translation MPALQKGTLMLTHQDSRLAQALDLDEFLTHFHTYLARPKPLYLQGDMQLYHTMLREMDSMQLPSLPALADFSHAFLLLQKRGTLSLQDIWGFARELEFFATLQEALHPYPESQFHAFVAKILIPAHLLQAFCIFDEKGEIQAGRFAHIDNIRAQLSSTQGSIQQALNALLAKESLAPYLVDKQIHFIYDAQTLLLKAGYTRALKGSVLDRTQGGFFYVLPSEIARLYDKLQELRDVYALEVRKLCESLSEIARGELRFLRFLDRQFDVVDLLCGRVGFARDLGLEFVLAKVDSSGGDSALRDKAGSLWLASSIDTQVLSPCSPLHNPAFSSQILESQNGFTETAQKVESTFESPTAIPRILEKEKGAGREKSCREQLQAKFAQSLESQNGFTETTQSLESTFEKSQKVDCHASTIALARNDDKNGVSKKVDSRENAERLNTPQNEKVESAFDSEAEGLCDNNAETENVFDKQAAGGRIFLKKLRFVGCARRGEGEGIYLAESQALAADSRKTSEAQFLQKSAQNKRSAVSSEKPTPKPNKAQSSSKTIILHSFCHPILKNPKPLTLTFDKGLLLLTGVNAGGKTMLLKSLLSAAFLAKLLLPMKINAHKSHIPHYKHIYAIISNPQSSRDDISTFAGRVLELSRQLDKDDMLLGIDEIELGTDADEAASLYNVLLELLLDRHAKLVVTTHHKRLAALMAKDPRIQLAAAMFDVEKSCASYTFLHGSIGKSYAFEIAQKFGIPKHIIARAKEHYGSDKERLNALIEQSSSLSLELESKAQELQKRIQKARNAKEAYSEKIDELERAYKARERELESTFNKALQALKAQANTQEDLHRNFNRAHEIVRHKPKSPPSPKPVHKEFATGDLARYGECNARILRSEKRHCLIELESGMRLKVEKSQLKSPSKASLQAHNATKTTLSYTPKASVKLDLHGLRAEEALQKLGDFISDSLIAGFDEVLIFHGIGTGVLSAVVKDFLQNHPKVVSFSDAPPNMGGYGAKLVRL, from the coding sequence ATGCCTGCACTACAAAAAGGCACTTTAATGCTAACCCATCAAGACTCTCGCCTAGCCCAAGCCCTTGATCTAGATGAGTTTCTCACACATTTTCACACCTATCTAGCTCGCCCCAAGCCGCTTTATCTACAAGGCGATATGCAGCTCTATCACACGATGTTGCGCGAGATGGATTCTATGCAACTCCCCTCTTTGCCAGCTCTTGCGGACTTCTCTCACGCATTTTTACTCCTGCAAAAGCGTGGCACGCTAAGCTTGCAAGATATTTGGGGCTTTGCTAGGGAGCTAGAGTTTTTTGCCACTTTGCAAGAGGCTTTGCACCCTTACCCAGAGTCTCAATTCCACGCTTTTGTGGCAAAGATCCTTATCCCAGCGCATTTGCTTCAGGCGTTTTGTATCTTTGATGAAAAAGGCGAGATACAAGCAGGGCGATTTGCTCATATCGATAATATCCGCGCACAGCTCTCCAGCACGCAAGGCTCCATCCAGCAAGCTCTTAATGCCCTGCTAGCAAAAGAGAGTCTAGCCCCCTATCTTGTGGATAAGCAAATCCACTTCATCTATGATGCGCAAACCCTTTTGCTAAAGGCGGGCTACACGCGCGCGCTTAAGGGCTCTGTGCTTGATCGCACGCAAGGGGGGTTTTTCTATGTGCTGCCAAGCGAGATCGCTAGGCTCTATGATAAGCTCCAAGAGCTGCGCGATGTGTATGCTCTAGAGGTGCGCAAGCTTTGTGAGAGTCTTAGCGAGATTGCGCGTGGGGAGCTTAGGTTTTTGCGGTTTTTGGATAGGCAGTTTGATGTGGTGGATTTGTTGTGTGGGAGGGTGGGGTTTGCGAGAGATCTAGGGCTAGAGTTTGTTTTAGCAAAAGTGGATTCTAGTGGTGGGGATTCGGCTTTGCGCGATAAAGCAGGGAGTTTGTGGCTCGCTTCGTCGATAGACACCCAAGTCTTATCTCCTTGCTCGCCACTGCACAACCCTGCTTTCTCATCGCAAATCCTAGAATCCCAAAATGGCTTTACAGAAACAGCTCAAAAGGTAGAATCCACTTTTGAAAGCCCTACCGCAATTCCTAGAATCCTAGAAAAAGAAAAAGGGGCTGGGCGTGAAAAATCCTGCCGCGAGCAACTTCAAGCAAAATTCGCCCAATCCCTAGAATCCCAAAATGGCTTTACAGAAACAACGCAATCCCTAGAATCCACTTTTGAAAAATCGCAAAAAGTGGATTGCCACGCAAGCACTATCGCGCTTGCTCGCAATGACGATAAAAACGGCGTTAGTAAAAAAGTGGATTCTAGGGAAAATGCTGAAAGATTAAACACGCCGCAAAACGAAAAAGTAGAAAGTGCGTTTGATAGCGAGGCGGAAGGATTGTGCGACAACAACGCAGAGACTGAAAATGTGTTTGATAAACAAGCCGCAGGCGGCAGGATTTTTCTAAAGAAACTTCGTTTTGTGGGTTGCGCGAGGCGAGGCGAGGGCGAAGGGATTTACCTAGCGGAGAGCCAAGCCCTCGCCGCAGACTCCCGCAAAACAAGCGAAGCGCAGTTTCTTCAGAAAAGCGCGCAAAACAAGCGAAGCGCAGTTTCTTCAGAAAAGCCAACGCCAAAACCAAACAAAGCCCAATCCTCTAGCAAAACCATAATCCTTCATAGCTTCTGCCACCCTATTTTGAAAAACCCCAAACCCTTAACCCTTACCTTTGACAAAGGCTTGCTGCTGCTTACAGGCGTCAATGCCGGGGGCAAGACAATGCTGCTAAAATCACTCCTAAGTGCAGCCTTTTTGGCAAAGCTTTTGCTGCCTATGAAAATCAACGCCCACAAAAGCCATATCCCCCACTACAAGCATATCTATGCCATTATCTCAAACCCTCAAAGCTCTAGAGATGATATAAGCACTTTTGCAGGGAGGGTGCTAGAGCTTAGTCGGCAGCTAGATAAAGATGATATGCTTTTAGGCATTGATGAAATCGAGCTAGGCACAGATGCGGACGAGGCTGCTAGCTTGTATAATGTGCTTTTAGAGCTTTTGCTTGATAGGCACGCCAAGCTTGTAGTAACCACCCACCACAAACGCCTAGCCGCCCTTATGGCGAAAGATCCTAGGATCCAGCTAGCAGCAGCGATGTTTGATGTGGAGAAATCTTGCGCTAGCTATACATTTTTGCACGGCAGTATTGGCAAAAGCTATGCCTTTGAAATCGCACAGAAATTTGGCATACCAAAGCATATTATCGCGCGAGCCAAAGAGCATTATGGCAGTGATAAAGAGCGGCTAAACGCCCTTATAGAGCAAAGCAGCAGCCTTAGCCTAGAGCTAGAGTCCAAAGCCCAAGAGCTACAAAAGCGTATCCAAAAGGCTCGCAATGCCAAAGAGGCTTATAGTGAGAAAATCGATGAGCTAGAGCGGGCATACAAAGCAAGGGAAAGGGAGCTAGAATCCACTTTTAACAAAGCCTTACAAGCCCTAAAAGCACAGGCAAACACGCAAGAAGATCTGCATAGAAACTTCAACCGCGCACACGAGATTGTGCGCCACAAGCCCAAGTCTCCGCCTAGTCCAAAGCCTGTGCATAAGGAGTTTGCCACAGGGGATCTGGCACGCTATGGAGAGTGCAATGCGCGTATCCTCCGCAGTGAAAAGCGGCATTGTCTTATCGAGCTAGAATCTGGTATGCGCCTAAAGGTAGAAAAAAGCCAGCTTAAGAGCCCAAGCAAAGCTAGCTTACAAGCACACAATGCGACAAAAACGACTCTATCTTATACCCCAAAGGCAAGTGTGAAGCTAGACTTACACGGCTTGCGAGCAGAAGAAGCCTTGCAAAAGCTTGGGGATTTTATCAGCGATAGCTTAATCGCGGGCTTTGATGAGGTGCTGATTTTCCACGGCATTGGCACAGGGGTGCTCTCAGCGGTGGTAAAAGACTTTTTGCAAAATCACCCTAAAGTCGTGTCCTTTAGCGATGCGCCACCAAATATGGGCGGCTATGGCGCGAAGCTGGTGCGGCTATGA
- a CDS encoding MotE family protein — MRILVAVLVCVLSVVYAEKKEPNPDALLQCNAIFEARKDEIAQNLRTLNEKMQNLEAYKNATQNILDQKQAKLQEQEQALKAKIEEATKEAQKQAKLQDDKKKAIEALIAKNEALLKEIQSSANTKVAKSFSGMKDSKAAPIIAELDDAEAATILSSLTAAEMAKILAKMDAKRAAELTKIIAKGPPFSNDKPKSSPKVAEVPGDSPKAPEQDQVDFQENGGI; from the coding sequence GTGAGAATTTTAGTAGCAGTGCTGGTGTGTGTGTTGTCTGTGGTCTATGCGGAGAAAAAGGAGCCAAATCCTGACGCGCTTTTGCAGTGTAATGCAATCTTTGAAGCGCGTAAAGATGAAATCGCTCAAAACTTACGCACCTTGAATGAAAAAATGCAAAATCTCGAAGCCTACAAAAATGCCACACAAAATATCCTAGATCAAAAGCAGGCAAAGCTACAAGAGCAAGAGCAAGCCTTGAAAGCTAAAATAGAAGAAGCTACCAAAGAAGCCCAAAAGCAAGCAAAACTTCAAGATGATAAGAAAAAAGCCATAGAGGCACTGATCGCTAAAAATGAAGCCTTGCTAAAAGAGATCCAATCATCTGCAAACACTAAAGTCGCAAAGAGTTTTTCTGGTATGAAAGATTCTAAAGCCGCGCCAATTATCGCAGAGCTAGATGATGCAGAAGCAGCGACTATACTCTCATCACTCACTGCTGCGGAGATGGCAAAGATCCTAGCTAAAATGGACGCCAAGCGCGCCGCAGAGCTTACTAAAATCATCGCCAAAGGACCGCCCTTTAGCAATGATAAGCCAAAATCTAGTCCAAAAGTAGCAGAGGTGCCCGGCGATAGCCCAAAGGCTCCTGAGCAAGATCAAGTAGATTTCCAAGAAAATGGCGGGATCTAG
- the recJ gene encoding single-stranded-DNA-specific exonuclease RecJ has product MSHRPLSKEDIYTLLHNRTKQWDFPTLSTLPHPYQLKSCEQACKFLAQKMRENPECKILVVGDYDVDGVIASVVMMKFFALLGYQHISYVIPSRFSDGYGVSKAIIEANPSDVVITVDNGITAYEAAEYCKQQGIALIITDHHIPKDTLPNADFIINPQQKDCTFAQKEICGALVAWYFCAGLKIALGASVAITPLLELVMLATIADMMPLTQINKCIVLYGLKQLPSSQIPALQKLQSRLKTRYITATDISFSLTPLLNAAGRMEEGRIASEFLLLDSSSLEANMHASQESNAPISTQLARALDSGLESLLRLNQKRKDTAKSVLESAIATAIVYDNAVIAKGEDWHEGVLGIVAAQMANHYKKPAIVLARTKELGLESMLKGSARSYGEADLMSVLLGAREILGEFGGHSKAAGLSVECERFDRLCAYLEGLCELPQCQSTQEGLEILPIDVKDIDTELFALLQRFEPYGQGNPKPILQARLQIRQISPIKQHKKLRFFGTDLWGICFFCEQELRVKEWILASFSMQMDAYRGVPMMVLQEVERL; this is encoded by the coding sequence ATGTCTCATCGCCCGCTTAGTAAAGAGGACATCTACACCCTTTTACACAATCGCACCAAGCAGTGGGACTTCCCCACGCTATCGACCCTCCCTCACCCATATCAGCTCAAATCCTGCGAGCAGGCGTGTAAATTTCTAGCCCAAAAAATGCGCGAGAATCCAGAGTGCAAGATCTTAGTGGTGGGGGATTATGATGTTGATGGGGTGATTGCTAGTGTGGTTATGATGAAGTTTTTTGCCTTGCTGGGCTATCAGCACATTAGCTATGTGATCCCAAGCCGCTTTAGCGATGGCTATGGTGTGTCAAAGGCGATCATTGAAGCTAATCCAAGCGATGTAGTCATCACCGTGGATAATGGCATAACCGCCTATGAAGCCGCAGAGTATTGCAAGCAGCAGGGCATCGCGCTTATCATCACAGATCATCATATCCCCAAAGATACGCTGCCTAATGCGGACTTCATCATAAATCCCCAGCAAAAGGACTGCACCTTTGCGCAAAAAGAAATTTGCGGTGCGCTTGTGGCGTGGTATTTTTGCGCGGGGCTAAAGATCGCCCTAGGGGCTAGTGTGGCAATCACGCCGCTTTTAGAGCTTGTGATGCTAGCAACTATTGCTGATATGATGCCGCTTACTCAAATCAACAAATGCATCGTGCTTTATGGGCTAAAGCAGCTGCCTAGCTCGCAAATCCCAGCCCTGCAAAAGCTGCAATCCCGCCTAAAGACGCGCTATATCACTGCTACGGATATTTCCTTTTCACTCACACCTTTACTCAATGCTGCTGGGCGTATGGAAGAAGGGCGCATTGCTAGTGAGTTTTTGCTGCTAGATTCTAGTAGCTTAGAGGCAAATATGCACGCAAGCCAAGAGTCTAATGCCCCCATTAGCACGCAGCTTGCTAGGGCGTTGGATTCTGGGCTAGAGTCGTTGCTGCGGCTCAATCAAAAGCGCAAAGACACGGCAAAATCTGTCCTAGAATCCGCCATAGCCACTGCCATTGTCTATGATAATGCCGTGATTGCAAAGGGAGAGGATTGGCACGAGGGGGTGCTAGGCATTGTCGCTGCGCAAATGGCAAACCACTACAAAAAGCCAGCTATCGTGCTAGCACGCACTAAGGAGCTAGGGCTAGAATCTATGCTAAAGGGCAGCGCGAGATCCTATGGCGAGGCGGATTTGATGAGTGTGCTGCTTGGGGCTAGGGAGATTCTAGGGGAGTTTGGCGGGCATAGCAAGGCGGCTGGGCTTAGCGTGGAGTGTGAGCGATTTGATAGATTGTGTGCGTATTTGGAGGGCTTGTGCGAGCTACCACAATGCCAAAGCACGCAAGAGGGGCTTGAGATTTTGCCTATTGATGTTAAAGATATTGACACAGAGCTATTTGCACTTTTGCAGAGATTTGAGCCTTATGGGCAGGGCAATCCAAAGCCTATCTTGCAAGCTAGGCTACAAATCCGCCAGATAAGCCCTATAAAACAGCATAAAAAGCTGCGGTTTTTTGGCACGGATCTTTGGGGGATTTGCTTTTTTTGCGAGCAGGAGCTTAGGGTCAAAGAGTGGATTCTAGCGAGCTTTAGTATGCAGATGGATGCGTATAGGGGGGTGCCGATGATGGTGTTGCAAGAAGTGGAGAGGCTGTGA
- a CDS encoding DUF1561 family protein, whose amino-acid sequence MKVLFTIAFALQSALYPLAAEVLESKPAPVVQHKVQPPKDRSLQVVTSKGYKLCYAPTFSSYAAHYSYIGLVDCSSRRAIPARFDAFGRIGFNINKTWLCLTAPDSVWAREKTFDYLFLSPCVINLKAQQWKVQNGRFVSREAFYSIKDDGSYLYAAKPRDKKLFFHKLSPSMTEWSKTIAMPGNLSIFMWIGWDLIDRYGQQRYFLRSNYSDKNTMILYYNLMSGHIAEYYEPTGRLYCMYSDTRKQNWDWVWWALCDDTKPPKVNRAYFKPIPVGQNLYSFEDKDGNILRVTRYGYYWGVPYTVNKRYIAKDTGKSPTSAFVVDPYMEVWLRFIYANAGRNLHNCPAPGHWLGDPYKKKTNIPPLPPSFNLSEQWIQRLFAIDYSTDMTTPASGICGVCLLQAYQMIAELLHFQTPLTSGGYFFDTAPGRNPFPSFQARNSILHQTLEDIMSYYNYPVTGRRDSFLRNVERAYASSISMLPQYDWTMLGQGVTQAEVDSLMQRVINSPAGSVFLFTMARFDPDLRTLTAHAVPVLRLQSGVVTIPANSLVTMEEYRARLVPANSVAELRERLGRFAGRHINVVGLGVFSVDRAYRNGFEGIVSLSDCSGDGSDRRGNGLLPLPELLNQCISGRCEY is encoded by the coding sequence ATGAAAGTATTATTCACCATAGCCTTTGCCTTGCAAAGTGCTTTATATCCGTTAGCGGCAGAAGTGCTAGAATCTAAGCCTGCTCCTGTGGTGCAGCATAAAGTCCAGCCGCCTAAAGATAGGTCATTGCAAGTTGTTACATCTAAAGGCTACAAGCTGTGCTATGCACCTACTTTTTCAAGCTACGCAGCTCATTACTCTTATATTGGGCTTGTGGATTGCTCATCAAGGAGGGCGATCCCAGCTAGATTTGATGCCTTTGGGCGCATTGGCTTTAATATCAACAAAACTTGGCTTTGCTTGACTGCGCCAGATTCTGTATGGGCGAGAGAAAAGACATTTGACTATCTCTTCCTTTCCCCTTGTGTCATCAATCTCAAAGCCCAGCAGTGGAAAGTCCAAAATGGGCGGTTTGTCTCACGCGAGGCATTTTATAGCATTAAAGATGATGGTAGCTATCTCTATGCTGCAAAGCCAAGGGATAAAAAGCTCTTTTTTCATAAGCTCTCACCAAGTATGACAGAGTGGTCAAAAACAATCGCTATGCCCGGGAATCTAAGTATTTTTATGTGGATTGGCTGGGATTTGATCGATCGCTATGGACAGCAACGCTACTTTTTACGCAGTAATTATTCTGATAAAAACACGATGATTTTATACTACAACCTAATGAGTGGGCATATCGCAGAATACTATGAGCCAACAGGGCGATTGTATTGTATGTATTCTGATACACGCAAGCAGAATTGGGACTGGGTGTGGTGGGCATTGTGCGATGATACAAAGCCCCCTAAAGTCAATCGCGCATATTTTAAGCCTATCCCTGTGGGGCAGAATCTCTACTCCTTTGAGGATAAAGATGGCAATATCCTGCGTGTAACGCGCTATGGATATTATTGGGGTGTGCCTTATACGGTCAATAAGCGATATATCGCCAAAGACACGGGCAAAAGCCCTACCTCTGCCTTTGTTGTTGATCCTTATATGGAAGTGTGGCTGCGCTTTATTTATGCGAATGCCGGGAGGAATTTGCATAATTGCCCAGCTCCGGGGCATTGGCTTGGGGATCCCTATAAGAAAAAGACAAATATCCCGCCCTTGCCACCAAGCTTTAATCTAAGTGAGCAGTGGATACAGCGGCTTTTTGCCATTGATTACAGCACAGATATGACAACCCCTGCAAGTGGGATTTGCGGTGTATGTCTGCTACAAGCATATCAAATGATAGCCGAGCTACTGCATTTTCAAACCCCTCTTACAAGTGGCGGATATTTTTTTGACACAGCACCGGGTAGGAATCCTTTTCCCTCCTTTCAAGCTAGAAACTCTATCTTGCACCAAACGCTAGAAGATATTATGAGCTACTATAATTATCCTGTTACAGGGCGTAGGGATTCGTTTTTGCGCAATGTGGAGAGGGCGTATGCAAGCAGTATTTCTATGCTGCCGCAGTATGATTGGACAATGCTTGGGCAAGGGGTAACACAAGCTGAAGTAGATAGCCTTATGCAACGCGTGATCAACTCCCCTGCTGGGAGTGTGTTTCTTTTTACAATGGCGAGATTTGATCCAGATTTACGCACGCTAACCGCGCACGCTGTGCCTGTTTTACGCTTGCAAAGTGGCGTGGTAACAATCCCCGCAAACTCTCTTGTAACTATGGAGGAGTATCGGGCGAGATTAGTGCCTGCAAATAGTGTAGCCGAGCTTAGAGAGCGGCTGGGGCGATTTGCAGGGAGACATATCAATGTCGTGGGGCTTGGGGTATTTTCAGTGGATAGGGCATATCGCAATGGCTTTGAAGGCATTGTGTCTTTGAGTGATTGCAGTGGTGATGGGAGCGATAGGAGGGGGAATGGACTTTTGCCCTTGCCAGAGCTTTTAAATCAGTGCATAAGCGGGCGGTGTGAATACTAG
- a CDS encoding ribose-phosphate pyrophosphokinase, which yields MRGFKVFSGNAHKEFGQEFAKHLDVVLSKIMINRFSDGEIGVQIQESVRGKDVFIIQPTCMPTNDNLMELLIMSDAFKRSSASSITAIIPYFGYARQDRKAAPRVPITAKLVANLIQNAGIDRVITMDLHAGQIQGFFDIPVDNLYGSIIFQDHIRSKKLPNPIIASPDIGGVARARYFGQKLGLDLVIVDKRRERANESEVMNIIGDVSGKDVILVDDMIDTAGTMCKAAQALKDKGATSVMALGTHAILSGPAISRIQESVLDEVIVSNSIPLHKACEKITVLNVAPLFAEVVRRIYHNESVNSLFM from the coding sequence ATGAGAGGGTTTAAGGTGTTTAGTGGCAATGCACATAAAGAGTTTGGGCAGGAGTTTGCCAAGCATTTAGATGTCGTGCTTAGTAAGATTATGATCAATCGCTTTAGCGATGGCGAGATCGGCGTGCAGATCCAAGAATCCGTGCGCGGCAAAGATGTCTTCATAATCCAGCCTACTTGTATGCCAACTAATGACAATCTTATGGAGCTACTCATTATGAGCGATGCTTTTAAGCGCAGCTCTGCTAGCTCTATCACGGCAATTATCCCCTACTTTGGCTATGCGAGGCAGGATCGCAAAGCCGCCCCACGCGTGCCAATTACTGCCAAGCTTGTGGCAAACCTTATCCAAAATGCGGGCATTGATCGCGTGATCACTATGGATTTACACGCAGGGCAGATACAGGGCTTTTTTGATATTCCGGTGGATAATCTCTATGGCTCTATTATTTTCCAAGACCATATCCGCAGCAAAAAGCTCCCAAATCCCATCATCGCTAGCCCAGATATTGGCGGTGTGGCTAGGGCTAGGTATTTTGGGCAAAAGCTTGGGCTTGATTTGGTCATTGTCGATAAGCGCAGGGAGAGGGCAAATGAAAGTGAAGTGATGAATATCATCGGTGATGTGAGCGGTAAAGATGTGATTTTGGTCGATGATATGATCGATACTGCTGGGACAATGTGCAAAGCCGCTCAAGCACTCAAAGATAAAGGTGCTACTTCTGTGATGGCTCTAGGCACACACGCGATTTTAAGCGGTCCGGCGATTTCTCGCATACAAGAGAGCGTGCTTGATGAGGTGATTGTAAGCAATTCTATCCCTTTGCATAAAGCGTGTGAGAAGATCACCGTGCTAAATGTTGCGCCATTGTTTGCGGAAGTTGTGCGTAGAATCTACCACAATGAAAGTGTCAATTCACTATTTATGTAA